The Watersipora subatra chromosome 1, tzWatSuba1.1, whole genome shotgun sequence genome has a window encoding:
- the LOC137386069 gene encoding GTP-binding protein Di-Ras1-like — MPNGVVGQDANDYRVVVFGSAGVGKSSIVQQFVEGTYREGYVPTIEDTYRKVISSNKSVCTLQVTDTTGSHQFPAMQKLSIQKGHAFVLIYAVNNKQSLSDLKPIYDEIVDLKGGKAMVPVVLVGNKVDCPDREVLEAEGHRIAGQWDCGYLEASAKTKYNVQDVFEQLLLLEKRREMSLATSSAKGKGKSKAARRADGIKNKCSLM; from the exons ATGCCTAATGGAGTGGTAGGGCAGGATGCTAACGACTACAGAGTCGTTGTCTTTGGATCGGCTGGGGTGGGAAAAAGCTCCATTGTTCAACAATTTGTAGAAGGAACTTACAGGGAAGGCTATGTTCCTACGATTGAAGATACCTACAGGAAG GTAATAAGCAGCAACAAGTCAGTGTGCACTTTACAAGTGACAGATACAACTGGCAGCCATCAGTTTCCAGCCATGCAAAAGCTATCAATACAGAAAGGTCATGCATTTGTACTCATTTACGCTGTGAACAATAAACAATCTCTCTCAGATCTGAAACCTATCTATGATGAGATAGTTGATCTCAAAGGAGGAAAGGCTATGGTTCCTGTTGTGCTGGTTGGTAACAAAGTCGACTGTCCGGATAGAGAAGTGCTGGAGGCCGAAGGACACAGAATTGCGGGACAATGGGATTGTGGATATTTGGAAGCTTCCGCTaaaactaaatacaatgttCAGGATGTGTTTGAGCAGTTACTGCTGTTGGAAAAGCGACGAGAGATGTCTCTGGCAACCAGTAGCGCAAAAGGAAAGGGAAAATCAAAGGCTGCGAGGAGAGCTGatggtattaaaaataaatgctcTCTAATGTAA